In Phaseolus vulgaris cultivar G19833 chromosome 3, P. vulgaris v2.0, whole genome shotgun sequence, the sequence CTGTCAACGCCCGTCAAATACCCTTCCAATTGCGCCTGTGACTGTTGCAGAGGTAACTCTTTATTCTCCGTCTCCTCAAGCCTTGTTCTCTCTGGTTCTTAAtgaaaagtttcgatttttattttcatcctGTGCTTGCGTTCTATGTGTTTGTGTTAATGCTCGTGGGTCTTTGACATTGCCAAAAGGTTGTTGCTGGTGATTCAGTCCTTTTCATCTGGCATATGTAATTCTGATATTTATATTTACCTGGCTTATTGGAGATTCAACTCTTTTCTATTATCCCTGGTCATCTAGTCTGTTAAATCTGTATGATACAAAAGTTTTAGTTACAGATAGTTTATTTtcactaaaaataaatttgttggaGGGCATTGCCTAGAGTGTTGTACATGTATTAGTTctcctttattttaaaataattcttgTCTGTGGGAGCCTCTTGACctgataaatatttattatctcACTAACCTGCTTGTATAGCAATATGGACAGTAATTGCATATATTGTATACACACTGGGTGCATGATCAAAACATACTAAAAAGAACTATAAGATATTGTGGTGTGGTGGTAAGGTAACTATTTTTCCTGTTCTTTTTATTTGGAGTTGAAAAAATCAATTATGCTAGGGCATATGAGAAATattcgaaaaaaaaaatgtttttgtcGTGTGACTTAGTGAGACAATTGACTTGGTTAATTACTTAGGTCCCTTTTACTTCTTTGGAGAAATTAAAAATGGTCTACGATAATTCGAAGTTTTAAAGTTccatctttttttaaaatagtccCTGTCATCCTATGATGGTAGGGTGGATTTAGGGACTTTTTATTTTTGGTTATTGCACATGATTCCATCCCATTTTTAGCagtgaaaataaatatgttgaaCTTGGATCCCTTTAAATTTAGATAGATTCGTGTGTAGTTCTGACACCAACAGTTGCGGCCGTAGCAATCGTGTTATGAGCTTCTGATTGTAACTACTAAACCATACCCTCTTTCTCTTTAGCTTTCCTTGAGTTTGGATTCTGTTCTGTCATCTTATTTACTGTACTGATTCGTTGGTTTCTAACGATTGTTACTTAACAGCTTTTGATATGTCATTCAATGCCACCTTCACTACTTATTAGAGATTctatatgtttaatttttttttctcaaccaTATAGTAACTGTTTTTATTTCTGCTGATAAATAGAATGAATTCCTTTTCTGTATAGTGTCCTCAGGCTGAGTGTTTGAGGTTTATTTTTCTGTTTGCTTTGCAGGAATCTGGAAATTTCAATCATGACTTTGTTAGAAGTAATTAAGGATGCTTCAATCAATTCAAAACCGCTTGATTTACCTTTGGACTACCCAATTGTTCTGAACCCAGACAGTGTCTTACCCAAGTTAAAGGCCGAAGTTAAAGAAGAATCTTCTTCATCACTCGTAAGGCCCCTTATTGGGTGGCATATTCCGCTAACTGATGCTGAGATCATTGACATTAACAAAAAGTTCTTTACAGAGCTGAATGCTAAGCTCACAAACACTAATAATTTGGATAAGGATGAATTTATTAGTAGTTTGAATTCTTATATGAAAAACATCAGGGACACAGTAGGAGTTGTGATTGAGGTTGATTCATCCAGTAGTGattattacaatattttaattgataagCTTGGAGTATACATGGGTAAAGATGTTGTTGGCCTGGTATTGAATGGGTGTGTTTCTTTGGAGATTTGGGAAGTGGTTGGGGCTTTGATTATTAATGGTATTATTGAGCATTCTTGCTATTCGAACCTGATCACCAAGTTAGTGGAAAAAAAGCGGTCTGATTTGATCTGTTTGTGCATAAAGTATGCTTTCGATCTTGGTTCATCAGAAATACTCACCATTTTCCGGTTTTTTCTTTCTCCATCCAAAGATGCTTATGACAATATTGTAAGTGTGAAGAAGGAGTGGGAGAGGCAAGCGGTGTTAGCGATCGGGATTTTAAGTGGTAGCAAGTTGAAGAGGAAGAAATTGCTTATGGCAAAGGAGGCTTCCATTTTGCTTATGATGGCATATGATGGTTTCTCTGCGTCTGAGACTTGTTTGCATTATCTGATTGCATCATCCAACATCAATGATGTGATGCTATCCCCTTCATTCAGTAAGTTGAATGGCAAAGAATTACTAAATTTGATTCGTTATTTAGCCAAGTGGTTGAAGAAATATGAGAGGTTTCCTCAAGCAGGACCATGTCCAAGAGCCTCATCAGTTTTGCGTTTGGAGGCTTGCGATTGGGTTCCTAAACTTGAAGATGTTATAAAATGCCTTGGGTTACTGCTAGATGAGAAATTTTCTTCATTGGTGTTACATCCACTGTTTCACGAGGAGCTGAGATCAATTGAAGGAGTGGTTAGTTGTTTAACTGCTGAAGCCAAATTTTGTCACTTGATAGCTGATGCAGTGGACAAACTAAAGATCAAAGACGAAAATTTGTAAGTCTCTTCTGAAGAAGATTCATCTGATTTGTTTTTTCGCATCTTTGCTAATGATGTACCCGTACATGAACAATGGTCAATGAGCACAAATCTTTATTTTTGTATCATCTACAAAATACGTCGATAGAGACCAAAACACAACTCCTCGTCCTAATTATCCAGGATGTGTATTTTTGTGGTTAAGGATCATGATTGTCATTTCGTTTGGAGATGCATGTCTTCACACAATCTATCTTTGATATCCAGAAAAATGTTATCTTGAAAAGTGccttttgtttgttttatttatttatattaggaTTCTATGTCCGTATATAATACTGTTCGAAGATGAAATAGGAAACCAATATCAATTGGTGATTACCAACCTTTAGCAATAGCAGTAACTTCGTAATATTAATACCATGATTTAACCTTTTTCTGAGTCACTTATTTGGTATGTGTATGCCTTGCTTTGTGatgcatataattttttttgtgatCCACATTTCTAGTGTCACATTATGACTTGCGAGGGAGTTTTTGTATGTATGTTGCCTCGGCACAAAGCAACAGAAGGAAGGTAAGCTGAAGTGAGGTACGCCTCACAAATAATGAACTAACTGTATGGTAATCCGTTGAGATGAGTAAAAAAAGAATTGAGAAACTATTTCttatgttaaatataacaaTGAGTCATTTGCAGACtgtattaataaattatttttcaaacttaATTTAATTTGCCATAATTATCTTATTTAGGGAGTCAATGAATTTTTAAGagtaaattttattattgtctGTTACTTTTTAACCCAAGTTTTATGTCTTATTTCAGTGAAAATGCaagaatatatattatatttggtACTATATATTAGAGGAAAATTGGCATGAACATATTTTAACTTTATAATGTAATTGAATTTTTGGAGAGAGACATATGCAACAATTATTTAGTCTTTATAGACTACTAATTAATCTTTTTCCGGACAAATAGACTCCAACATGTATTAAGGATTGACCTTGATTTTTATTCATAACAGTCGCACTAAATAGCTTAAAGAAACTACTTAAGCTaggttttcaaatcttttacaGATAAATGCAGTTAAAAGGTAATAGTAAAATCATTCATATTCCTCTTCAATCTCTGGTACCCTTGCTAAAACTGAACCATGATATTTCTGTTTTCAATGATTAGGAACAATAATAacatttcaattttcaattgcttaaaacaaaatttaaaatgatattgATTCCACAACTTCTTGGTTTTATATATGTAATAGATTtggttttacattttttaaggGGTTTATAACTACTTATACCCTGATCAACCAAAAACTACATCCCTTGACATTCAATATTAGATTCTAAGCACATACGTTTGTTTTTGTTAAGATAGGATTTATAAATAAGAGAAAAACTTTGATGATTTATGTTTGAGAAGCTCAAAATATTACTCtatttgtaaattaaaaaagagAGTATTTACTTAGTTTTATATTCAAATATTGtagttgaaaataataattagaaagTGAAACTTATTAAAGTTAATCAATTATTCATTGATAAGATTGATTTTCTATTCAATAATATAAGTTAATTCTATCTTAATTATTTGACAAATAAGTTGTCTTAACATAGGATAATACCgtagaattataaaaaattaatgaatgtttatgttttttaaaaaagtaatatgCAACCTTGTTTTATGTTCATCTAGTCATCATAAATTAACATGTACAATAAATTTATtgacttttataataattatttttaaaatagtacaaaaataattttttttggtgAATTTAGTCGTTCAAATTGTTACTATTAGTGAAATTCTCTTTAAAGTTAAGGAAATGATATCTAAAATTGTAAATTATATTGGTGTTTTTGACATAGTAACGGGCAATCAAATTAGTTTctgaaatttagaaaaaaataataaaatggttATTGAAATTGTAAATGATATATTAATTTAGTTCCTTTGTTATTTATTGGTGTCATctaatttaatgttattaaaaaatgaattgatATGTGAAGTGTTATAATTATAGTgacttatttataattttaaatagagTGAAGAATATATTAGATTTCAAAGTTGTAATTGGTTTATCGATCTTTCATagtacttttatttttcttttgcacTACATtactgaaaaaaaattaactaacaTTTTACTTTTTTCATCAGTGAGATTGTTGTCCGAAGTTCAAATCATTGGtttatgatatatttattttgtgtgAATTGTAGATTTTTCAACTCCAACTTTGtgtcattattttatttaagagtTTTCTCTCCTTTATTGTCTCACTTTCTTTGTGGGAGAAGTTGTCTATTGCTTTAGATCAATTTTTTCAATCTAGGATCCAAATAGAAACAATTAAATTGACTCagttttttaatataatgaCATCTCACATGGATTcaactaattaaatttaataataattggtTTAAGTATTCAATTTATAACATTCAAATTTAATGAACCAAACCAGGCCAATTTAACACATAGATTGAAGGGTGAAAGGAAGGAAACTTGGTTTTCCTTTACTCAATTTTTATTGCACTGTTGGGCTTTAACATTTTCTCATAAGGTTTAACTTCATTGTTGGGTGAAGTTTAtatacttttcatttttttgagTATTTAGTACAAGGCTAAACTTTTAAACCTTAAAGTAACATTCTCCAATATCTTTTTGGCACATATTTGATGAATGTAATATTCTCATCATTGATGGAAATTTCATGGTCAGATATGAAGTGGTGATAATGGTTCTAAACTACTTTAGCATTCATCATCTCATGAGTATATAAGAGATATTGACTTTGATGAGTATATATCTAACAATAATTTGTCAAATTTTCTTATTGTCGCTACAATTAGTGAGAAGACATACACATAATTTCATTGTACCCTTTCTCCAACAAATTTGAACAAATGTTCTGGGTAAGACTTAATTAAGTAAAACAGTTAGCTTTGATGAATAAATATGTTAATAAATCGATAAAATATGTTAATCGAGCTACCTTGATCTATGAAAGATTTTCAATCTCCACAAATTTCTATGTAAAGATAATTGAGGGAGATACCTTTTTAGACGtgattcaattaaattaaatccaCATTCACATTAAAACAACATCACTCATATAACTCACATCTTAAACGAGCTTCAATTTTAACAAAGTGCACTCGCCTTGCAAAACTTGTTAGTTATATTAACTTACCCACACtcacaaaaatataattaaaaatatttttaataaattttccgATCAATAATATAACCACTAAATTATATAAGCAAcacttttaattataaattcaaggattaaaactatataaaaccattaaaattgtacaaaagataaatttatatcaCTTGTTGTTTATGATCCGTAGTACCATTTGATCCAATTACATGCGACCATGCAATGCTTTAGATATACGAAGACCTGGACAATGGATAACATATGAGAATTCATTCTAACTGCAAACCTTGTACCATTTCATGTAAGAATATTATGTGGCACCTCacgattatttatcttattaattgaCCAATTACCATAATTATCCTATTATATTATTGGTAATTACTTGATGGACGTAATTACTATTACCATAAATAATTAGGGTTTCTCCTTGGgtgtattataaatagagattacCAGACAACTAAAGAGACACCCTCATATTCTAACATCACACGGCCGAAACTCATTCCCTAAAGGGATTTTCGAGCCTCTCATCTCTTTGTCTCTCTACTCGCATAATTTCATTCTAAGCGATACACCCTAAAGGGGAACCCGATCAAGATCATGTCTTCGTCCCTTAGCCATACGATCACGGGTCTACCAGGGAACCCGATCAAGATCATGTCAAGATCAAGATCACGGGTCTACCAGGTATTATTTAATCATCATTATTCTCGTTTCATTATATGATTGAGGAATCCTAATCCAATATGTGGTATCAGAGCGTTTATGTTGCTTAATCGATTCTTCTTTCGTTTTCCCTAAATTTGGAAGAAACGAGGATTTTGATTCAACCTATTGATTtttgatgtttttattttggTATATTATTGAACCACTTATTTTCGAAAATCCACCTtgatatcataaaataaattttaattttttcgagatccataattattttaagattttgaaaattaaaatttaatatgaatGTTATGTGTTCTTCATAATTTTCGTGAGTATTCCCTTATTTggaatgaaattaattttgattctatgttcatcatcattatttgtTGTTCGTATGAATTTTCGAAAATTAGGAATAAagaattttcagaaattaaTTATTCCCTTAATTAGGAATGgatttgatttgattgtgttttactaaaaaaataagtaaaaattgaTATCATAGTCTCCaagttttttcttatttagGATAGTATATTCTTGCGTTATTAATTTTcgggtattattattattattactattttcgaAAATAGCAGTCATGTCAAACTTGGAAACATATcaatctaattaaaattttgaagaccaaatctaaaatcaaatcCTTAATATTTCGCTACTCACCTTATCGGGTTTACGAGTAACATATTTACGCGTTTCCTTTTATTTATCGAATTAAATATGGTAAATCTTATGATACCGTAATTATGTTTAAAAGAATACTTATTTTGTTaaactcttaaaaaaaaaatattaagtttgacaaaattaaaattaaattttttgctTAAACTTAATAATAGGAGTCTCCCTTCTGTCCAATGATGATGGGTTATGTCTTGTTATTTAAGTCTAATTAAGCACCTTCACTTACTTGTGAGTacacttaattattaaatattcacaTGACATTTGCCTAAAAATACAATTACTTCTATTCTGTCCAACGATGTTTGTTGCACTTGTGTTTTGCAAACTTAATATGTGCATAAACTTAAATGTTCACTTCTGTCCAAAGATGATGTGTCACATTCTTATTGCACATACCTTACTTATAATTGTTCATTAtgcttaaataattggtaattaaccAAAGTGAAAGCTGATTATTTAAGTAGAACCTAATCTAGTCTATTATTTTGATGTTATAATAGATTTTATCACAACTTCATTATCATAATGGTTCTTACTTATGTTTGCTTTAGATCTAAGTTTCCCTATGTCACTCTAACTTTTTCCTTAGCCTAAGTATCTTAATTTGTCGTCTAACCAACCCCTAATATGGAAATTGAGACCTTGACTGGTGAAAATCAGTGAAGGTTTCTTAGTCCACTTCATTatgacttctcttccttctgcGTTTGAAGCCTTCAAAGTCAACTATAATACTCAGAAGGACAAATGGTCCATGAGTGAGTTGATTGCTATGACTGTTCAAGAAGAAGAGTGCCTGAAGCTGGAGAAACCAGATGTTGCTTACCTCGTGGCTACTGAATTGAAGAAGCGGAAGGGCAAATTCCATTGAAAAGGAATCTAATAAGGTCCCTAAAACTGATGCAAGTGCACCCTCCAGCTCTAACAAATCCACTAGCAAGTCCTACTGCAAGTTCTGCCGCAAGGTAGGACATAAGCAGTCTAAGTGCTCAAGCTTTAAGGAGTGACTAGCTAAGAAAGGTAATCATCTAAATATGATAATTGAGTCCTTTAATTTAAATGTTCCAACCAATACTTGGTGGTTTGACTTGGTTTTATGGTTCGTGTGACCAATTCAATCCAAGGATTCCTTACAATCCAGAAGCTGGAAAGAAACCAAAGAACACTTAAGATGGGGAATGGACAAAAACTATTTGTCGAAGCTGTGGGAACCATAGAATTACTTATGAAAACTGGAAAATGTATTAAACTTTATGATACCTTATATATTCCCGAAATTACTCATAATCTTGTATCAGGACCAAAGTTAGACATTGATGGTTTTTATGTTTCCCATGGTCATGTCAAACTTACTATTTCTTTAAATTCTCAATTGTTTGGTATTGGTTTTCTGGATAATGGTCTTTATAAGTTAGAACTAGATGATAACTTCTCCAAATCtttgttatcatataatattaatgAGAACTTAACAAAGACCAAGAGAAAACGAGACTTAGAAACTTCATCCATGTTGTGGCATCAACGTTTAGGCCACATTTCACGAGATCGCTTATCTCGACTTGTGAAGGATGAAGTCTTACCATCTCtcgatttcactgattttgGAACATGTGTCAAATGCCTCAAAGGCAAAATGACATCCACGACTAAGAAAGGTGCCACTAGGAGTTCAAAATTATTAGAACTTATTCATACTGACATTAGTGGCCCTTACAGCATCGTTGGAATAATAGGACATAATTCATTTATCACTTTTATAGATGATTATTCTCGTTACATGTACTTGTATCTCATTAAGGAAAAATCTGAATCACTTACAActtttaaagattataaaactgaagttgaaaaacaacttgATCTTCAAATAAAAGTTGTGCGATCAGATAGAGGAGGTGAATACTATGGTAGACACACTGATTTGGGACAAGCCCCTGGTCCATTTTATGAGTTTTGTAAAAGCCAGGGGATTGTGAACCAATACACCATGCCCGGTACTCCTCAACAAAACGGTGTTGCTGAAAGGAGAAACAAGACCCTAATGAACATGGTGCGTAGTATGTTAGCCAACTCCAATTTGCCCTTATTCCTCTGGACCGAGGCATTAAAAGCAGCAGTTCATATACTCAATAGAGTTCCTTCCAAATCTGTCCCTAAAACTCTTTATGAACTTTGGACTGGAAGGAAACCGAGTCTTAGATATATGAAAGTATGAGGCTGCCTTGCTGAAGCTAAAGTTTATAACCCTTTCTTAAAGAAGCTTGACATGAAAACAGTAACTTGACACTTCATCGGGTATCCCAATCACTCAAAGGGTTATAGATTTTATTGTCCTTCCCACGTCACCCGCATTGTAGAAACCAAGCATGCTCATTTCCTAGAGGATTTCAAGATCAGTGGGAGCAGTGACAATCCTTACTTGGATTTACTAGAAGTACAAGAGGCGAGGGGgggtgggggggggggggagatTTACATCGACTACTAATTTGCCTCTGATCACTCCTCTTATACCCACTGCTCGCGTCACTGCACCACTTACTCCACGCTTAGAACCTGATGCTACTCTGAATCCATCCGAGAATGAAGGCACCCTGAACGACAAACATCAATACAATGCAAAACCCGCTAATCATCTCAGGAGGTCATCTAGAACTAAAACTGCTACTAATTTTGATGATTATGTAACCTACCTGACTGAAGCAGAAATGGATGCCGGAAGGTATACTGATCCTACCTCTTACAATGAAGCCATTACTAGTGATCAGTCTTCTGAATGGAATAATGCCATGCTCGATGAGCTTGACtccatgaagaaaaacaatgttTGGGATCTAGTAGAATTACCCGACGGAGTAAAACCCGTAGGAACTAAATGGGTGTTCAAAACCAAGCTAGATCAGAATGGAAACATTGAACGCTTCAAAACAAgattggttgcaaaagggttcACTTAGAAATGATTATCAAGAGACCTTTTCACCTGTTTCTCGAAAAGATTCCTTAAGGATTGTAATGACCCTCGTAGCTCACTTTGACCTAGAGCTACATCAGATGGACGTCAAGACCGCTTTCCTTAACGGCGACTTGTATGAAGACGTGTATATGCAACAACCAGAAGGTTTTAAACCTGAAGGTCAAGAACACCTAGTCTGCAGGCTGAAGAAATCCATTTACGGGCTAAAGCAAGCCTCACGGTAGTGGTACATAAAGTTTGATGAAGTTACGAAGAAACAAGGTTTCCTTAAGAATCAAGTGGATCAATGCACCTACCTCAAGATGAGTGGGAGCAACTTTACTATACTTGTCCTTTATGTAGATGACATTCTATTGACAAGTAATAGTATAGACATGTTGCATGAGTCAAAGCGCATACTTTCGCATAATTTTGACATGAAGGATCTCGGAGAGGCCGCTTATGTTATTGGCATCGAAATATACCGAGATAAAGCTAAGGGGATTTTGGGATTATCCCAAAGGGCCTACCTTGACCGTGTCCTCACTCGTTATAACATGCAACATTGCTCTCCTTCTGTGGCTCCAGTAATTAAGGGAGATGTTTTCGGTTCTTTTCAATGTCCGAAAACAGAGGCTGAAAAAGAGCAAATGGCGATGATA encodes:
- the LOC137807787 gene encoding uncharacterized protein, producing MTLLEVIKDASINSKPLDLPLDYPIVLNPDSVLPKLKAEVKEESSSSLVRPLIGWHIPLTDAEIIDINKKFFTELNAKLTNTNNLDKDEFISSLNSYMKNIRDTVGVVIEVDSSSSDYYNILIDKLGVYMGKDVVGLVLNGCVSLEIWEVVGALIINGIIEHSCYSNLITKLVEKKRSDLICLCIKYAFDLGSSEILTIFRFFLSPSKDAYDNIVSVKKEWERQAVLAIGILSGSKLKRKKLLMAKEASILLMMAYDGFSASETCLHYLIASSNINDVMLSPSFSKLNGKELLNLIRYLAKWLKKYERFPQAGPCPRASSVLRLEACDWVPKLEDVIKCLGLLLDEKFSSLVLHPLFHEELRSIEGVVSCLTAEAKFCHLIADAVDKLKIKDENL